From the Primulina tabacum isolate GXHZ01 chromosome 3, ASM2559414v2, whole genome shotgun sequence genome, one window contains:
- the LOC142540757 gene encoding G-type lectin S-receptor-like serine/threonine-protein kinase At2g19130 isoform X2: protein MWYAKVSQQTVVWVANREAPLSKKDSAQLKILDGNLVLLDGPVNKIWSTDLNATSNSVVAVLLDEGNLVLRDGFSNFTIWESFDNPTHTWLPGGKLAYNNITKKSQLLISWKNKDDPAPGLYSLELVPSRKEYIIRWNRTVQYWTSGPWNNHIFSRVPEMRSNFIYDFSYVENVSESYFTYSVYNPSTISRFVMDISGQIKQYNWIDNSNWFSFWSQPIQQCGVYAFCGGFGSCNENSLPFCDCLKGFEHKSESDWALNDYSGGCVREINLQCEINSTSNGKRDRFLMNNYVILPDNAQALTVGNEGECESSCLNNCSCSAYSFGDNVCSIWIGELLELKQLNEGDSGGRTIYIKLAADSSVFSGKSNKGVVLGAIGGSVTAALVILAFILAIVWRQRRQKVETSKAVEGSLTAFGYKDLQNATKNFSDKLGGGGFGSVFKGTLPDSSVIAVKKLESIIQGEKQFRTEVSTIGTIQHVNLVRLRGFCSEADKKLLVYDYMENGSLDTHLFNLKETSKVLDWTTRYQIAIGIARGLSYLHEKCRDCIIHCDIKPENILLDAELCPKVADFGLAKLMGRDFSRVLTTFRGTRGYLAPEWISGVAITAKADVYSYGMMLFELVSGRRNSELSEGEKCKFFPSLAYTLIVQGGDTLSLLDPALSRIAEAEEVLKICKIACWCIQEDENIRPSIGQVVQILEGVMDVNLSPIPRSLQHFVESEENIIFFTDSSSGQSSNSRSIMASNASTRSKASDASTLSKNSTSSTS, encoded by the coding sequence ATGTGGTACGCAAAGGTCAGCCAACAAACCGTAGTTTGGGTTGCGAACAGAGAAGCCCCTCTTTCCAAAAAAGATTCCGCCCAACTCAAGATTTTGGATGGTAATTTGGTACTCTTGGATGGGCCAGTAAACAAAATTTGGTCCACTGATCTAAACGCCACCAGTAATTCTGTGGTGGCAGTTCTTCTTGATGAAGGTAACTTGGTTTTGAGAGATGGGTTCTCTAACTTTACGATTTGGGAAAGTTTTGATAACCCCACTCACACATGGTTGCCTGGTGGCAAGCTTGCTTATAATAATATAACAAAAAAGAGCCAACTTCTGATTTCTTGGAAAAATAAAGACGATCCTGCTCCTGGCCTTTATTCTCTTGAACTTGTTCCGAGTCGGAAGGAATACATAATTAGGTGGAATAGAACTGTACAGTATTGGACCAGTGGGCCTTggaataatcatatttttagcCGAGTACCTGAAATGAGGTCAAATTTTATATATGATTTTAGTTATGTCGAAAATGTATCTGAGAGTTATTTCACATATTCAGTTTATAATCCTTCTACTATATCGAGATTCGTAATGGATATATCTGGGCAAATCAAGCAATATAATTGGATTGATAATTCGAACTGGTTCTCGTTTTGGTCTCAACCAATACAGCAATGCGGGGTTTATGCCTTTTGTGGAGGATTTGGTAGCTGCAATGAGAACTCGTTACCCTTTTGTGATTGCTTGAAGGGATTTGAACATAAATCTGAAAGTGATTGGGCTTTGAATGATTATTCTGGTGGTTGTGTGAGGGAGATAAATTTGCAATGTGAGATCAATAGTACTTCTAATGGGAAGAGAGATAGATTCTTGATGAATAACTATGTGATTCTACCGGATAACGCTCAAGCTTTGACTGTTGGGAATGAGGGCGAATGCGAATCTTCCTGCTTAAATAACTGCTCATGTTCGGCTTACAGTTTTGGTGATAATGTATGTTCTATTTGGATCGGAGAGCTTCTGGAGCTGAAACAACTGAATGAAGGAGATAGCGGAGGAAGAACAATTTACATCAAACTTGCCGCAGATTCTTCGGTGTTTTCTGGCAAAAGTAACAAGGGAGTTGTTTTGGGCGCTATCGGGGGCTCTGTTACTGCTGCACTAGTCATTTTAGCTTTCATCTTGGCTATTGTGTGGAGACAAAGACGGCAAAAAGTTGAAACTTCAAAAGCAGTGGAGGGATCTTTGACGGCATTTGGATACAAAGATTTGCAAAACGCCACCAAAAACTTCTCAGATAAGTTGGGGGGAGGGGGATTTGGATCTGTTTTTAAAGGGACTTTACCCGACTCGTCTGTGATTGCTGTGAAGAAGCTAGAGAGTATCATCCAAGGGGAGAAGCAATTCCGGACAGAAGTGAGCACAATCGGGACAATTCAGCATGTGAATCTTGTCAGACTTCGTGGGTTTTGCTCCGAAGCCGATAAGAAACTGTTGGTCTACGACTACATGGAAAATGGCTCCTTGGATACTcatctttttaacttaaaagaAACGTCTAAGGTTTTGGATTGGACAACACGGTACCAAATCGCCATAGGTATTGCTAGAGGGTTGTCGTATCTCCACGAGAAATGCCGGGACTGCATCATTCACTGTGatataaaacccgaaaatattCTCCTGGACGCCGAACTTTGTCCCAAGGTGGCAGATTTCGGTTTGGCGAAGCTCATGGGGCGTGATTTTAGCAGGGTTCTGACAACCTTTAGAGGGACAAGAGGCTATCTCGCACCAGAGTGGATATCAGGTGTTGCCATAACGGCCAAAGCCGATGTTTACAGCTATGGAATGATGCTTTTTGAACTAGTCTCTGGTAGGCGAAACTCTGAGCTTTCCGAGGGCGAAAAGTGTAAGTTTTTCCCTTCATTGGCTTACACTCTAATCGTACAAGGAGGCGACACCCTGAGCTTATTAGACCCCGCACTCTCAAGAATCGCGGAAGCCGAAGAGGTTCTAAAGATTTGCAAAATTGCTTGCTGGTGTATTCAAGAAGATGAAAATATCAGACCTTCTATAGGTCAGGTGGTTCAGATTCTTGAGGGAGTTATGGATGTTAACTTGTCCCCGATTCCTCGATCGCTCCAACATTTTGTTGAAAGTGAAGAGAACATAATATTCTTTACCGATTCTTCCTCGGGTCAGAGCTCGAACTCGAGAAGCATCATGGCTTCAAATGCTTCCACTCGCTCCAAGGCTTCGGATGCTTCCACTCTCTCCAAGAACTCAACATCATCCACATCTTAG
- the LOC142540757 gene encoding G-type lectin S-receptor-like serine/threonine-protein kinase At2g19130 isoform X1, translating to MYKKGYILLNIFSNILQSKMIIKNNYLTVLYLFSVPILFSSILCVAANTISANQTLFGNQTIVSAGGNFELGIFSPGNSSKYYLGMWYAKVSQQTVVWVANREAPLSKKDSAQLKILDGNLVLLDGPVNKIWSTDLNATSNSVVAVLLDEGNLVLRDGFSNFTIWESFDNPTHTWLPGGKLAYNNITKKSQLLISWKNKDDPAPGLYSLELVPSRKEYIIRWNRTVQYWTSGPWNNHIFSRVPEMRSNFIYDFSYVENVSESYFTYSVYNPSTISRFVMDISGQIKQYNWIDNSNWFSFWSQPIQQCGVYAFCGGFGSCNENSLPFCDCLKGFEHKSESDWALNDYSGGCVREINLQCEINSTSNGKRDRFLMNNYVILPDNAQALTVGNEGECESSCLNNCSCSAYSFGDNVCSIWIGELLELKQLNEGDSGGRTIYIKLAADSSVFSGKSNKGVVLGAIGGSVTAALVILAFILAIVWRQRRQKVETSKAVEGSLTAFGYKDLQNATKNFSDKLGGGGFGSVFKGTLPDSSVIAVKKLESIIQGEKQFRTEVSTIGTIQHVNLVRLRGFCSEADKKLLVYDYMENGSLDTHLFNLKETSKVLDWTTRYQIAIGIARGLSYLHEKCRDCIIHCDIKPENILLDAELCPKVADFGLAKLMGRDFSRVLTTFRGTRGYLAPEWISGVAITAKADVYSYGMMLFELVSGRRNSELSEGEKCKFFPSLAYTLIVQGGDTLSLLDPALSRIAEAEEVLKICKIACWCIQEDENIRPSIGQVVQILEGVMDVNLSPIPRSLQHFVESEENIIFFTDSSSGQSSNSRSIMASNASTRSKASDASTLSKNSTSSTS from the coding sequence TTTTATTCAGCAGTATTCTTTGTGTGGCAGCTAACACCATTTCAGCTAACCAAACTCTCTTTGGGAATCAGACCATAGTCTCTGCAGGTGGGAACTTCGAACTGGGGATCTTCAGTCCAGGTAACTCTTCCAAGTATTACCTAGGAATGTGGTACGCAAAGGTCAGCCAACAAACCGTAGTTTGGGTTGCGAACAGAGAAGCCCCTCTTTCCAAAAAAGATTCCGCCCAACTCAAGATTTTGGATGGTAATTTGGTACTCTTGGATGGGCCAGTAAACAAAATTTGGTCCACTGATCTAAACGCCACCAGTAATTCTGTGGTGGCAGTTCTTCTTGATGAAGGTAACTTGGTTTTGAGAGATGGGTTCTCTAACTTTACGATTTGGGAAAGTTTTGATAACCCCACTCACACATGGTTGCCTGGTGGCAAGCTTGCTTATAATAATATAACAAAAAAGAGCCAACTTCTGATTTCTTGGAAAAATAAAGACGATCCTGCTCCTGGCCTTTATTCTCTTGAACTTGTTCCGAGTCGGAAGGAATACATAATTAGGTGGAATAGAACTGTACAGTATTGGACCAGTGGGCCTTggaataatcatatttttagcCGAGTACCTGAAATGAGGTCAAATTTTATATATGATTTTAGTTATGTCGAAAATGTATCTGAGAGTTATTTCACATATTCAGTTTATAATCCTTCTACTATATCGAGATTCGTAATGGATATATCTGGGCAAATCAAGCAATATAATTGGATTGATAATTCGAACTGGTTCTCGTTTTGGTCTCAACCAATACAGCAATGCGGGGTTTATGCCTTTTGTGGAGGATTTGGTAGCTGCAATGAGAACTCGTTACCCTTTTGTGATTGCTTGAAGGGATTTGAACATAAATCTGAAAGTGATTGGGCTTTGAATGATTATTCTGGTGGTTGTGTGAGGGAGATAAATTTGCAATGTGAGATCAATAGTACTTCTAATGGGAAGAGAGATAGATTCTTGATGAATAACTATGTGATTCTACCGGATAACGCTCAAGCTTTGACTGTTGGGAATGAGGGCGAATGCGAATCTTCCTGCTTAAATAACTGCTCATGTTCGGCTTACAGTTTTGGTGATAATGTATGTTCTATTTGGATCGGAGAGCTTCTGGAGCTGAAACAACTGAATGAAGGAGATAGCGGAGGAAGAACAATTTACATCAAACTTGCCGCAGATTCTTCGGTGTTTTCTGGCAAAAGTAACAAGGGAGTTGTTTTGGGCGCTATCGGGGGCTCTGTTACTGCTGCACTAGTCATTTTAGCTTTCATCTTGGCTATTGTGTGGAGACAAAGACGGCAAAAAGTTGAAACTTCAAAAGCAGTGGAGGGATCTTTGACGGCATTTGGATACAAAGATTTGCAAAACGCCACCAAAAACTTCTCAGATAAGTTGGGGGGAGGGGGATTTGGATCTGTTTTTAAAGGGACTTTACCCGACTCGTCTGTGATTGCTGTGAAGAAGCTAGAGAGTATCATCCAAGGGGAGAAGCAATTCCGGACAGAAGTGAGCACAATCGGGACAATTCAGCATGTGAATCTTGTCAGACTTCGTGGGTTTTGCTCCGAAGCCGATAAGAAACTGTTGGTCTACGACTACATGGAAAATGGCTCCTTGGATACTcatctttttaacttaaaagaAACGTCTAAGGTTTTGGATTGGACAACACGGTACCAAATCGCCATAGGTATTGCTAGAGGGTTGTCGTATCTCCACGAGAAATGCCGGGACTGCATCATTCACTGTGatataaaacccgaaaatattCTCCTGGACGCCGAACTTTGTCCCAAGGTGGCAGATTTCGGTTTGGCGAAGCTCATGGGGCGTGATTTTAGCAGGGTTCTGACAACCTTTAGAGGGACAAGAGGCTATCTCGCACCAGAGTGGATATCAGGTGTTGCCATAACGGCCAAAGCCGATGTTTACAGCTATGGAATGATGCTTTTTGAACTAGTCTCTGGTAGGCGAAACTCTGAGCTTTCCGAGGGCGAAAAGTGTAAGTTTTTCCCTTCATTGGCTTACACTCTAATCGTACAAGGAGGCGACACCCTGAGCTTATTAGACCCCGCACTCTCAAGAATCGCGGAAGCCGAAGAGGTTCTAAAGATTTGCAAAATTGCTTGCTGGTGTATTCAAGAAGATGAAAATATCAGACCTTCTATAGGTCAGGTGGTTCAGATTCTTGAGGGAGTTATGGATGTTAACTTGTCCCCGATTCCTCGATCGCTCCAACATTTTGTTGAAAGTGAAGAGAACATAATATTCTTTACCGATTCTTCCTCGGGTCAGAGCTCGAACTCGAGAAGCATCATGGCTTCAAATGCTTCCACTCGCTCCAAGGCTTCGGATGCTTCCACTCTCTCCAAGAACTCAACATCATCCACATCTTAG